A single Pseudoalteromonas phenolica DNA region contains:
- a CDS encoding LPP20 family lipoprotein: protein MKVKPLIASLFMAGMLSACSSTSDNSASSSRVNVPDWVLNPVVENGIAAADCIKYSGNISIDQKMAVANARLALAQQIETRIEGLDKTFANRVDANDKTTVGSTFSSVSKQLTKQTLRGSRVVKADIVDIAGKDYFCALTTLSPELTKTLFQDLVKETKVKINPQDEQFLYQEFKAFKAEQDLEKEIARLTN, encoded by the coding sequence ATGAAAGTTAAACCACTAATTGCATCATTGTTCATGGCAGGTATGCTATCAGCGTGTAGTTCAACGTCAGACAACAGCGCTTCTAGTTCACGCGTAAATGTACCAGACTGGGTATTAAATCCGGTAGTAGAGAATGGTATCGCTGCAGCGGATTGTATCAAATATTCAGGTAATATCTCTATTGACCAAAAGATGGCAGTTGCGAATGCACGCTTAGCTTTGGCGCAACAAATCGAAACACGCATTGAAGGCTTAGATAAAACCTTTGCAAACCGTGTTGATGCAAATGACAAAACGACTGTGGGCTCAACTTTTAGTTCAGTCTCTAAACAGTTAACGAAACAAACACTACGTGGCTCTCGCGTTGTTAAAGCAGATATAGTTGATATTGCTGGTAAAGATTACTTTTGTGCACTGACAACTTTATCACCTGAATTAACAAAAACACTGTTTCAAGATTTAGTGAAAGAAACAAAAGTGAAAATCAACCCTCAAGATGAACAGTTTTTATATCAAGAATTTAAGGCATTCAAAGCAGAGCAAGATTTAGAAAAGGAAATTGCT